In Bradyrhizobium sp. 170, the DNA window CGCACATGATGGCGCAGTAGCTGCGGTCATAACGGTCTGCCTGCGCGCCAATCGTGTCGAGATCCTCGCTCAGCTTGAGGCGGTTGCCCAGCCTGGTCAGCGAATCCGTCCGCGACTGGTCGAAAAGCTGGCGATTGAGCTGCGCGAGTTCTTCGGACTGGCGGAATAGTCGCCGGTGGAGAGCGGTCACCCGCGAGGCGACAAGCATGCGCAGCTTCAGCTCCACGGCATCGAGGGGTTTGACGAGGTAATCGTCCGCACCGGCTTCCATGCCGCTGACGACGTCCGGCCTTTCGTCGAGGATCGTCAGAAAGATGAAATAGGTGTAGGTGTCCTTGTTACTCGCCCGGACCCGGCGACACAGTTCGAGACCGTCCATTCCCGGCATCATCCGGTCGCTGATGATGACCTCCACATCGATCGTCTCAAACAGACGCCATGCTTCCTCGCCGCTCGTCGCCACGATGCATTCATGGCCCAGCGAGGTTACGGCAGCCTCGATGATCAGCCGTGACGTCTTGTCATCTTCAGCAACGAGAATGCGCATAACTCATACCTTCGCAATTTCAGACCGCAGCACAGTGCGGGCCAGATCGAATTGTCGATCGAGATCGGCGAGCAGTTGCGGTGCGATACCCACATCGCCATTTTTTCCGAGCGTTTCCAGTTCGGTGCAGACCCGGACCATGCGGCTGGCGCCGAAATTGGAAACGCTTCCCTTCAGCTTGTGGGCCAGCCTGGTCAGACGCACCGCATCGCCTACCTGTGCTGCGTGCCGCAGATCAGCCAATTGATGCGGGGTGTCCTCAAGGAAACTGTCCAGCAGCTTTTCGAGCAGACCGGGCGCCCCGGCGCTCTGCAGCGCGCGCAGTCCGTCCAGCGCGGTGCGATCGACCACGTCATCGGATTGCAGCTGCGCCGCGAGAGACGGTGATTCGACCATGACAAGTCTTGGCAGCGATCGCTCGAGCGCGGCGGCGAGTTCGGCACGTTTCAGCGGCTTGGTGATGTAGTCGTCCATCCCCGCGGACAGGCTCTTGGCGCGCGCGTCCTTCATGACGTCGGCTGTCAACGCGATGATCGGCGTATGCCGACCGGATCCTTCGCGCAGCCGTATCGCCCGGGTCGCCTCGTAGCCATCCATCTCCGGCATCTGGCAATCCATCAGGATCGCCGCGTAGGGAATCCGGCCGACAGCTTCAATAGCTTCGAGGCCGTTCGCCACGACATCGGCACGATAGCCGAGCGCCGCGAGCATGCCGATCGCTACTTGCTGGTTCACGATACTGTCTTCCACGACCAGGATACGTGCGTCTCGTCGCGCTTCAGGCCCGTGTTCGGAGGTGACGTCCGGGATTTCGACCTGCAAAAGTTCCTTGCCGGCAAGAAGCGGCCCCGCCATGACCTCTAACAGGGAATTATACAGGGCGGATTGCCGCGCCGGCTTGGTGAGACATGCATCGAACAGTCCCCCATGGTTCGACGCGGAGTCGTCCTGGCTGATCGATGTCAGGAGGACCAGCCGGGTGCCGGCGATGGCCGGATCGGCCTTGATGGCCCGCGAAAGTGCCGATCCATCCATGCCCGGCATCTGCATATCGACGATCGCTACATCGTACGGCTCGCCGCGGGCGCTGGCGGCGCGTAACATTTCCAGGGCGCGGGCGCCGGATTCCGCGCTGCCGTTGCGCATATGCCAGCCGACAATATGCTCATGCAGGATCGCTCGGTTGACCGCGTTGTCATCGACGGCAAGCACGCGCAAGCCGCGAAGGTCAACGTGCTGCCGCTCGGTTGGCAGAGATGCGCTGGCGAGCGGCACGGCAAACCAGAAAGTGCTGCCTTTTCCAAGCTCGCTTTCCACGCCGATCTCCCCGCCCATCAATTGCACAAGCCGCGTGCAGATGGCCAGGCCGAGTCCGGTCCCTCCGTATTTGCGCGTTGTCGAAAGGTCGGCCTGAGTAAATGCGTCGAAGAGGTGAGATTGCTGTTCCGGCGAGACGCCGATTCCCGTGTCGCGGACCTCAAAGCGGATGGTTGCGCCATCGTCACTCTTCGTCTGCAGCCGCGCGCGCAGCACCACCTCGCCGTGCTCCGTGAACTTGACCGCATTGGCAGCGAGGTTTGTGAGAACCTGGCGCAAACGGAATGGATCGCCGCGAAATGCCCCCGGAAGATCGTGATCGATCAGGCTCGCCAGTTCCAACCCCTTGGCGGCGGCAGCTACGGCCACCACCCCGGTGACGCCTTCGACAACGTCGTACAGATCGAAGTCGATGATTTCGAGCTCTACCTTGCCGGCCTCAATCTTGGAAAAATCCAGAACGTCGTTGATCACGCCGAGCAGGGCTTCTCCCGATTGCCTTACCATCTCCGCGTAGCTGCGCTGCCGCGAATCGAGGTTGGTATCCAGCAGCAGCCCCGTCATGCCGATCACGCCGTTGAGCGGCGTTCGGATCTCATGACTCATGGCGCTCAGAAATTCAGATTTGGCGAGCGTTGCCTGCTCCGCTTCGCGGGCCTTTTCGACCAACATCGCCTCAACGCGCTTTTGCTCGGTGATGTCTTCATGCGTCGCAACCCAGCCGCCAGTCGGCGTTATCGTCCGCCGGATGAAAATCACGCGACCGTCGGCCAGCGTAAACGTCTCGGTCGGCAACGTCGGCATTCTCTGGGTATGCTCTTCGACCGACAGTTCGCTCTTCTCACCGTTCTTGACGTGAGCTTGCAGAAGTTGGGCCAGCGGCGTGCCGGGCTCGACCTGCTTCTTCGTCAAATTGTACATTTGCCGGAAGCGATCGTTTGAGATCACCAGCCTTTTGTCCGCATCGAACATGCAGAGGCCTTGCGACATATTGGCCATGGCAGCGTCGAGACGCGTGTTTGCCCGCTTCAGGTCAACCGATTGCTGCTGCAGCGAAGCCGCCATGCTGTTGAAGCTATTCACCAGATCGCCCAATTCGCCCCTGGCCTTGACAGCCGAACGGTGCTCGGTCTTTCCGGAACCGAAGGTCGCGGCGTCGTGCTGCAGTTGCCGTATCGGGCGGACGATTCCCGATGAAAGAAGCCAGGCCAGCAGATATACCGACATGACCGCCAGCAAGGTCAGGATAAATGCCCACTGCGTGTGTTGGAAGGCGACGGACTGCTGCACGCCGGGCAGGCCGACCGTCACAACCCAGGGAACGATTCGTGCCGTGACGGTTGCCGTGGCGCGCGACTTGCCATCGTACCAAATCGCCTCGTCGCCCGCCTGCCCACGGCCGAGGTGATCGCGCACGGTCGCATCGTTACTCAGGTTAGCTCCGATCGATTCAGGACGATCGGTGCTTCCAATAACGATGCCGTTCTCGTTTAGAATTCTGACGACGCTTCCGCTCGGCAACCTTGTCGCATCCACGATTTCGGCGATGCGCCCCAGTCTCATGCCCGTGACGATGACGGCACGTATCGCGCCGGCGTCGTCAAGAACCGGACGCGCCACAACGGAAACCCACTCGGAGTTCAACCGGCTTACGAGAGGCTCGCTTATCGTGAGCTTTCCTTCGCGCGCCGGTTTGAAGTAGCTTCGCCCGCTTCCGGAGAGCTTGCTTCGATCCTCCACAGGCCACTGCGACGTTCCGATGTTGTTGCCCGCCAGGTCGAACAGCAGAATGTTGTTCAGGTAGGACGGCAGGTCGGCTTTTACCTTGGAAAGGACCACGTCGTTCTTTTCGGCATCCGCCGGATTGGTGGAAATCATTTTGCCGATAACGAGCAACAAGGTATTCACGTCGTTGATGTGATCATCGACGCGCGCCGCCGCCGTGCTCGCTGCCCGAATGGCCGCCGTCCGGTTGTTGACGTAATCCTCGTTGAACCGGTCCCAGAGAAAAATCGCCGCAAGGATAAGCAGCGGCAGCGCGGCTGCCGTGACGAGAACGAGCAGTCGCGTTCTAATACGTCCGCTCATAATACGTCCGCTCATCAGGAAATGGCGCTTCCCGTGTTTTAAGGTGATCCGTCGGCGGCCCGGCCGGCAATGACCCGGTGCGGCAGCCGTTCACGACTTCAAGACGCGCAATTCCGAGTTGCCTGCCGCTCCGCAAAGCCTACCTTGGGCGGTATTAGACTGCGTCATGGTTAACAAAGTGTATTGCGGACTGGAGTGTGGAACCGGCCGCCGGTCACGAACTGCTGAAGGAAGTCCGCCGCTCGGAAACTCAAAGGGATCCGATTCATCATCGCCTCCGGGCCTTGTCGCACCGGCGGACCGGCGCCGGAATTGCATCGCTTTGCTCCCGATTGGCCCGGATATCGATGGGTGCTAAGGGGGTGGCATGACCAACCAATCATCGTCAGAAACCGCGCTGGTGCTGTTTTCCGGCGGGCAGGATTCCACCACCTGCCTGGCTTGGGCCTTGCGGCGCTTTGCCCGCGTCGAAATGCTCGGCTTCAGCTACGGCCAGCGCCACGCGATCGAGCTTGAATGCCGCGACCGGCTGCTGTCGGGCATCAAATCGCTGCGGCCCGATTGGGCGGCAAAGCTCGGCGAAAGCCATACGCTGGAAATTCCGACGCTGGCCGAAATTTCCGACACCGCGCTGACGCGCGATGTCGCCATTGCCATCGGCGAGGATGGCCTGCCCAACACCTTCGTGCCCGGCCGAAACCTGGTGTTTCTCACCTTCGCCGCGGCGCTGGCGTACCGGCGTGGCATTCGCCACATCATCGGCGGCATGTGCGAGACCGACTATTCCGGCTATCCCGATTGCCGCGACGAGACCATCAAGGCGCTGCAGTCCGCGCTCAATCTCGGCATGGCCAAGAACTTTGAGCTGCATACGCCGCTGATGTGGCTCGACAAGGCCTCGACCTGGAAGCTTGCGCATGAGCTCGGCGGGGCAGGGCTGGTCGACCTGATCCGTGAGCACTCCCATACCTGTTACCTCGGCGAGCGCGGCGCGCAGCACGATTGGGGCTATGGCTGCGGGGAGTGCCCGGCCTGCGCATTGCGCGCGAAGGGCTGGCGGGAATATGCGGGCACTCCGTCATTGCCTGCGACAAACGCGAAGCGTTTGCGCTAGGGAGCGTAGCGACCAGGCAATGACGGTGGGAGCCTAGCCGAAATCCCCAGGCGTCAGATCGATCGGCGCACCGTGCGGCGTGCGGTCGGCGGCGTGGTCCCAGGCGTCGCGGTAGCGATGCAGGGCATCCGATGTCGTGACGCCCTTGGCGGCGACGAGGGTTTCCAGCGTGGCGAGCCAGTGCCGGTAATAGGTCTCGCCGGTGTCGGGATCGCCTTCGGCCTGTGCGCGCTTGATTTGCGCACCCAGCGTCTCCGCCCATTCCTTCCAGGTGAAGACGCCGGCCTCGTGCAGCGCCAGCGCCATGGCGAAGGCGCGCGCCTCCCATGGCTCGCGAAATACCGGGCCGTCCTCGTCACGGGGCACGCCGGGGACGGCGACGGCCGCCCGCATTGCCTGTTGCGGGGTCAGATTCATCACACGCGCTCCAGATAGGATTCCCAGGCGTCGACGGAGACGCTGAGCGTGGGGTCGGCATCCTTGCCCCACAATTCCGGCCCGTCGAAACGCACGGTGTAGAGCCATTGCGGATCCTCGCCCTTGCCGAGCGAGTTGGTGTCGGGGAAGACGTGACAGCCGTGATTGAGCTCGATGGTGCCAAGATGGCCGCGGACATATTGCGGCAGCCGCGTATGCGTCGCCGGGTGAATGTCCTTCATCCGCACAGTCTCGCCGACCGCAAACATCGCGAGGGCCTTCGCCTCGCGTTCGGTCGGGCCGCCGCGCCGGATCGCCGGCGTGACCTCAGTTGGAGCGATCGGCGTGACGCCGGGCTTTGGCGGCGACAGCACCTTGCCGGCTTGGATCTCCTCGCGCGTCACCAGCCCGCGCTCGATCATCAGGGTTTCCAGCCCGGCCAGCCAGATCTGGAAATAACTCTTGCTGAGATAATCCTCGGGCGGTCGGTTCTCGCGCGCAAACCGCGACATGTCGATGTTCCAGCCGCCCGGACGCGCCATGGCGACCGTCAGCGCAAAGGCGCGGCGCTCCCAGTCACCGTGAAACACCGGCTCGTTCGGCTCGGGCACAACAGGGCCAAAGCCCTTGGCGCCGCCCATGTCATGCGCGCCGTCCATCAGGCGGTCTCGCCCGGCTGTTTGGGCAGGCCCGTGCCGATCATGCTGTCGCGGGTGACAAGTTCGGCGAGCTGCTCGGCGCTCCAGCCCTCGGTGCCCTCAGGGCGCATCGGCAGCACGAGGTAGCGGATTTCGGCCGTGGAATCCCAGACCCGGATTTTGGTGGTGTCCGGCAGCGTCACGCCGAAGTCCTTCAGCACGCCGCGCGGATCGGAGACGGCGCGCGAGCGATAGGGCGCGGATTTGTACCAGACCGGGGGCAGCCCCAGCACCGGGTGCGGATAGCAGGAGCACAGCGTGCATACGACCATGTTGTGCTGCTCGGGCGTGTTCTCGACCACGACCATGTGCTCGCCCTGGCGGCCGGAATAGTCGAGTTCGGCAATCGCTGACGTCGCGTCCTTGATCAGCCGGGCGTGATAGTCCGGATCGCTCCAGGCCTTCGCGACGACGCGAATGCCGTTGCGCGGTCCGATTTTCTTCTCATAGAGATCGATCAGGAGATCGAGGGACGCTGGATCGACATAGCCTTTCTCGGTCAGGATCGATTCCAGCGCGCGCACGCGCAGTTCGGTCTCCGACAACTCGGAATGGTCGTGGTGGTGGTGGTGGTGATCGTGATCATGGTCGCTCATGGCGTCAGGATAGGCGCAAAATCCGGGCTATGTCGAGGCAGAGACTCTGCTAGCATTTGCCGATGGGGATCAGGGCAGGGCGCACGGCAATGGCGGTCACGGCGGCCATTTTAGGCGGGCTTCCGGCCGGAGAGGCGCGGGCGGCCAACGGCGCCTATGCGGTCGATGCCGCCGACATTGGCGAGGCCGGCTCATGCAAGGTCGAGAGCTGGCTGTCGTCGGCCTCCAACACCGATTTTGCGGCGGTCGCCAATCCATCCTGCGTGGTCAATCCGTTCCAGCCCGTTGAGTTGAGCATGTTCACCAGCCGCGCGCGCAGCGATGGCGAATGGGGCACGACGATCCAACCCAAGGCCAAGACGAACATCATGCCGACCGGCGTCGGAAAACTCGGCTTCTCGATCTATGCCGGCGGCTCATTCGATGCGCTGACGGGAGAGAACCTCACGGCGTTTGCCGTCGTTCCGGCAACCTTCCGGCTGAACGAGACTATGCGCATCAACGTCAACGGCGGCTGGCTGTGGGACCGCAGCGTCGATCGCCATTATCTGGCGTATGGCATCGGGTTCGACTGGAAGTTCACGGAAACCTTGCAGTGGACCATCGAAGCCTTTGGGCAGGCGGGTCAATCGGACACGCCAAGCGTGATCCAGCCGCGGTTTCAGACCGGTGTGCGTTACCGGCCGAACGAGATTTTCTCGGTCGACCTGATCTATGGCCGCAACATCTCGGGCGAGAGCGCCAACTGGATCACGCTCGGCACCACGATCCGTTTTCCCGTGCCGGACGGCAAGCCGGCCCGCGAGCGGACCGGCCATTTGTGAGCCGACCTTCAAGCGGGTTGCAGACGCTCGCGCGATCGCGACGGCAGCGGCGGGAAGGCGAGCGCAATCGCCATCGCGCCGAGGCCAACGCTGAGCGCGCCGATGTAGAGCCAGCGATAGTCGTGGAAGGTATCGAAGATCATGCCGCCGGCCCAGGGACCTAGCGCCATGCCGAGGCTCGACACCATGGTCGCGGCTCCGAACACCGTCCCCATGATCCGTGGACCGAAATACTCGCGCGCGAGCACGGCGTAGAGTGGCATCACGCCGCCATAGGCCGTTCCGAAGACGATCGCGAGTGCATAGAACTCGCCCAGTTTGCTCACGTAGAGATAGGTCCCGATCGCCAAGGCCTGCACCAGCAGCCCACCGATCAGAACCCGCTTTGCGCCGAGCCGATCGGCGAGGATGCCGAGGAGGAGGCGGCCTCCCAGCCCGGACAGGCCTTCGACGCTATAAATGCTGACCGCGGTCATCGCCGGGATGCCGCAGAGCATCGCGTAGCTGACCATGTGGAAGATCGGTCCTGAATGCGCGGCGCAGCAGGCGAAGAATGTCAGCGCCAGCACCAGGAACTGCGGCGAGCGCAGTGCGCCGCCGACGGACCATCCGGCTCCCGATTCACCCGGCACGTTCATCGCCGGCGAACCCGATGGAGCCGGTTCGGGAGCCCGTCGCACCAACAGCGCCGCCGGTATCAGCAACGCCCACGCCATCAGGCCTACCGTCATCATCGCGGTGCGCCAATCGTAGGTCGAGATCAGCCAACGCGCGAATGGCGAGATGGTCATTGGCGCGACGCCCATCCCTGCGGAAACCAGCGACACGGCAAGGCTGCGGTTGTTATCGAACCACAGCGTCGCGGCGGCGATCATCGGCGCGAAGAAGGCGCCCGCGGCAAGGCCGACCAGAATGCCATAGGTGAGCTGGAATTCGATCAGTGAGGTCGCGCGGCTGGCGAGAAACAGGCCCAGGCCGAGGAGCAGGGCGCCGCTCAAGACGACGGGACGCGTACCAAACCGGTCGTTGACAGCTCCCCACGCGAAGCCGGCTATTCCCATCGTAAGAAAGTCGATGGTCATCGCGCCCGAGATTCCGGCGCGTGACCAGCCCGTTTCCGCGGACATCGGCTCCAGATACACGGCGAGCGAGAACATTGCGCCGATGCCGACGCACGTCATCAGCGCGCCCGCGCCGACGATCACCCAGCGATATGACGGTCCCATGCGTAAAATGCTCCATGTTCGATCCGCTCCACGCAAATGCGGAGGCGGTTTTCTCGAACAGGACGAATGGGAACCGGCGAAGGATACTGGTCCGCCAAATTTATTTCTGAGCTAGAGTGCAGGAAAATGACGAATAGGGAGGCGACGCAGTGGCCGAATTTGTGAAGATCGAAAAAGGTCTGGGACCGGATGGCCGCATCGCGGTCGTGCGTTTCGACCGCGGCGACGGCATCAACGCGATGTCGCCGGAGGCGCTGCGCCAGCTCACGGACGCCGCTCGCAGTTTTGAGGATGACGGCGAAACCTCGGTCGTGGTGCTGACCGGCGGCGCCAAATCGTTCACCGCGGGTTTCGACCTGAAGGATCCGGAAGGCCGGTCCCGCAAGTCCATGGATCTCGGTGCGCT includes these proteins:
- a CDS encoding diguanylate cyclase yields the protein MRILVAEDDKTSRLIIEAAVTSLGHECIVATSGEEAWRLFETIDVEVIISDRMMPGMDGLELCRRVRASNKDTYTYFIFLTILDERPDVVSGMEAGADDYLVKPLDAVELKLRMLVASRVTALHRRLFRQSEELAQLNRQLFDQSRTDSLTRLGNRLKLSEDLDTIGAQADRYDRSYCAIMCDVDYFKAYNDDEGHPAGDKVLQLVARALVSASRVGDQIYRYGGEEFLILLPEQDLTAGVAAADRFRQAVEVMAIPHDGNPRNGVVTISAGVAPFQGAEPKSIQAWLNEADAALYRAKQKGRNCVAHEPQSPLPGPSLVPSLEKVESGSD
- a CDS encoding response regulator, with protein sequence MSGRIRTRLLVLVTAAALPLLILAAIFLWDRFNEDYVNNRTAAIRAASTAAARVDDHINDVNTLLLVIGKMISTNPADAEKNDVVLSKVKADLPSYLNNILLFDLAGNNIGTSQWPVEDRSKLSGSGRSYFKPAREGKLTISEPLVSRLNSEWVSVVARPVLDDAGAIRAVIVTGMRLGRIAEIVDATRLPSGSVVRILNENGIVIGSTDRPESIGANLSNDATVRDHLGRGQAGDEAIWYDGKSRATATVTARIVPWVVTVGLPGVQQSVAFQHTQWAFILTLLAVMSVYLLAWLLSSGIVRPIRQLQHDAATFGSGKTEHRSAVKARGELGDLVNSFNSMAASLQQQSVDLKRANTRLDAAMANMSQGLCMFDADKRLVISNDRFRQMYNLTKKQVEPGTPLAQLLQAHVKNGEKSELSVEEHTQRMPTLPTETFTLADGRVIFIRRTITPTGGWVATHEDITEQKRVEAMLVEKAREAEQATLAKSEFLSAMSHEIRTPLNGVIGMTGLLLDTNLDSRQRSYAEMVRQSGEALLGVINDVLDFSKIEAGKVELEIIDFDLYDVVEGVTGVVAVAAAAKGLELASLIDHDLPGAFRGDPFRLRQVLTNLAANAVKFTEHGEVVLRARLQTKSDDGATIRFEVRDTGIGVSPEQQSHLFDAFTQADLSTTRKYGGTGLGLAICTRLVQLMGGEIGVESELGKGSTFWFAVPLASASLPTERQHVDLRGLRVLAVDDNAVNRAILHEHIVGWHMRNGSAESGARALEMLRAASARGEPYDVAIVDMQMPGMDGSALSRAIKADPAIAGTRLVLLTSISQDDSASNHGGLFDACLTKPARQSALYNSLLEVMAGPLLAGKELLQVEIPDVTSEHGPEARRDARILVVEDSIVNQQVAIGMLAALGYRADVVANGLEAIEAVGRIPYAAILMDCQMPEMDGYEATRAIRLREGSGRHTPIIALTADVMKDARAKSLSAGMDDYITKPLKRAELAAALERSLPRLVMVESPSLAAQLQSDDVVDRTALDGLRALQSAGAPGLLEKLLDSFLEDTPHQLADLRHAAQVGDAVRLTRLAHKLKGSVSNFGASRMVRVCTELETLGKNGDVGIAPQLLADLDRQFDLARTVLRSEIAKV
- the queC gene encoding 7-cyano-7-deazaguanine synthase QueC, whose amino-acid sequence is MTNQSSSETALVLFSGGQDSTTCLAWALRRFARVEMLGFSYGQRHAIELECRDRLLSGIKSLRPDWAAKLGESHTLEIPTLAEISDTALTRDVAIAIGEDGLPNTFVPGRNLVFLTFAAALAYRRGIRHIIGGMCETDYSGYPDCRDETIKALQSALNLGMAKNFELHTPLMWLDKASTWKLAHELGGAGLVDLIREHSHTCYLGERGAQHDWGYGCGECPACALRAKGWREYAGTPSLPATNAKRLR
- a CDS encoding nitrile hydratase accessory protein → MNLTPQQAMRAAVAVPGVPRDEDGPVFREPWEARAFAMALALHEAGVFTWKEWAETLGAQIKRAQAEGDPDTGETYYRHWLATLETLVAAKGVTTSDALHRYRDAWDHAADRTPHGAPIDLTPGDFG
- the nthB gene encoding nitrile hydratase subunit beta; the protein is MDGAHDMGGAKGFGPVVPEPNEPVFHGDWERRAFALTVAMARPGGWNIDMSRFARENRPPEDYLSKSYFQIWLAGLETLMIERGLVTREEIQAGKVLSPPKPGVTPIAPTEVTPAIRRGGPTEREAKALAMFAVGETVRMKDIHPATHTRLPQYVRGHLGTIELNHGCHVFPDTNSLGKGEDPQWLYTVRFDGPELWGKDADPTLSVSVDAWESYLERV
- the nthA gene encoding nitrile hydratase subunit alpha; amino-acid sequence: MSDHDHDHHHHHHDHSELSETELRVRALESILTEKGYVDPASLDLLIDLYEKKIGPRNGIRVVAKAWSDPDYHARLIKDATSAIAELDYSGRQGEHMVVVENTPEQHNMVVCTLCSCYPHPVLGLPPVWYKSAPYRSRAVSDPRGVLKDFGVTLPDTTKIRVWDSTAEIRYLVLPMRPEGTEGWSAEQLAELVTRDSMIGTGLPKQPGETA
- a CDS encoding MFS transporter; amino-acid sequence: MGPSYRWVIVGAGALMTCVGIGAMFSLAVYLEPMSAETGWSRAGISGAMTIDFLTMGIAGFAWGAVNDRFGTRPVVLSGALLLGLGLFLASRATSLIEFQLTYGILVGLAAGAFFAPMIAAATLWFDNNRSLAVSLVSAGMGVAPMTISPFARWLISTYDWRTAMMTVGLMAWALLIPAALLVRRAPEPAPSGSPAMNVPGESGAGWSVGGALRSPQFLVLALTFFACCAAHSGPIFHMVSYAMLCGIPAMTAVSIYSVEGLSGLGGRLLLGILADRLGAKRVLIGGLLVQALAIGTYLYVSKLGEFYALAIVFGTAYGGVMPLYAVLAREYFGPRIMGTVFGAATMVSSLGMALGPWAGGMIFDTFHDYRWLYIGALSVGLGAMAIALAFPPLPSRSRERLQPA